Below is a genomic region from Neomonachus schauinslandi unplaced genomic scaffold, ASM220157v2 HiC_scaffold_319, whole genome shotgun sequence.
GTCgacctctctgtgggaggaagcagttGAGGGTGGActgtgggtgagagcctggggacggCTTCCATTTCGTAAAATCGGGGTAGAGACAGGCCGCACAGCAGGCAACTAGCAACTCCCATCATGCTTATGGGGCTAGTACCGTTGCCCCGGGTGTGCGTGCAGGCTTAAAGACAGCCACCTAACTCGAAGGAAAACCTCGGTAGAGAATGCGTGCTTCAGCTAAAACAGCCGCTCCTGAGGGTGGAAGcattgtgtgtgcgtgcgtgagagCACTGCAAGGGAGTCGCAAAGCAAAATCCTAGGGAGCCTCCGGACTCGGCAGAAGGCAGCACATGACTGCCCGCCTTGGTTCATCAAGCTAGCACTGAGGCCCCACTTCTGCATGCAAGTCTAATCGCTAGCATGCTCATTCGAAGAAACAACACTGTAGAGAAACCGTGCTTTAGCTGCCGTTGAACTCTCTGTGGAAGAAGCAGTTCAGGGTGTACTGTGTGTGAGAGCCTGGGGACGGCTTCCATTTCGTAAAATCAGGGTGGAGACAGCCCGGTATagaaggcagctctcaactcCCATCATGCTTATGGGGCAGAACCGTTGCCCCGGGTGTCCATGCAGCCTTAAAGACAGCCACCTAACTCGTAGGAAAAGCTCGGTAGAGAATGCGTGCTTCAGCTAAAAGAGCCGCTCCTGAGGGTGGAAGcattgtgtgtgcgtgcgtgagagCACTGCAAGGGAGTCGTAAAGCAAAATCCGAGGGAGCCTCTGGCCTCTGCAGAAGGCAGCACACGACTCCCCGTCTTGGTTCATCAAGCTAGTACTGAGACCCCAATTTTCCATGCAAGTCTAATCGCTAGCATGCTCCCTCGAGGAAACAACCCTATAGAGAAACCGTGCTTTAGCTGCCGTTGAACTCTCTGTGGAAGGGAGCGGTTGAGGGTGTACTGTGTGTGAGAGCCTGGGGATGGCTTCCATTTTGTAAAATCGATGGAGAGACAGGCCGCACAGCAGGTAGCTCTCAACTCCCATCATGTTTACGGGGCTAGTACTGTTGCCCCGGGTGTGTGTGCAGGCTTAAAGACAGCCACCTAACTCGAAGTAAAACCTCGGTAGAGAATGCGTGCTTCAGCTAAAACAGCCGCTCCTGAGGGTGGAagcattgtgtgtgcatgtgtgagagcaCTGCAAGGGAGTCCCAAAGCAAAATCCAAGGGAGACTCAGGCCTCTGCAGAAGGCAGCACACGACTCCCCGCCTTGGTTCATCAAGCTAGCACAGCGGCCCCACTTTTGCCTGGAAGTCTAATCGCTTGCGTTCTATCGCGAAGAAACAACAGTGTACAGAATCCGTGCTTTAGCTACCGGCGATCTGCTTGTGGGTGGAAGCAGCTTACGCTGCACTGTGGGTGAGAGTCTGGGGGAAGGGTTCCATACGTAAAagcgagggagaaacaggccggTGCAGAAGGAAGCTGTCAGCTCTCCTTTTGCTTACGAGGCCAGTAAGGTTGCCCAGTGTGTGCCTGCAGGCCTAAAGCCAACCACCTAAGTCAAAGGAACAACTCTGTGGCGAATTCCTGCTTCGGCTAAAACAGCCATGCCTGAGGGGGGACACATTTggctgtgtgcatgcgtgagcgTCCTGCAAGGGAGTCCAAAACCATTTTCCGTGTGAGGCTCAGGCCCTGGCAGAAGGCAGACCACGACGCCCCACTTGTTTCATGAAGCTAGCACTGCGGCCCCACTTTTGCATGCAAGTCTAATCGCTAGCGTTCTAACACGGAGAAACAACAGTGTAGAGAAACTGTGCCTTGGCTACTGTCgacctctctgtgggaggaagcagttGAGGGTGGActgtgggtgagagcctggggacggCTTCCATTTCGTAAAATCGGTGTAGAGACAGACCGCACAGCAGGCAGCTCGCAACTCCCATCATGCTTATGGGGCTAGTACCGTTGCCCCGGGTGTGCATGCAGGCTTAAAGACAGCCACCTTTCTTGAAGGAAAACCTCGGTAGAGAATGCGTGCTTCAGGTAAAACAGCTGCTCCTGCGGGTGGAAGcattgtgtgtgcgtgcgtgagagCACTGCAAGGGAGTCGCAAAGCAAAATCCGAGGGAGCCTCAGACCTCTGCAGAAGGCAGCACACAACTCCCCGCCTTGGTTCATCAAGCTAGCACTGAGGGCCCACTTTTGCATGGAAGTCTAATCGCTAGCATGCTCATTCGAAGAAACAACACTGTAGAGAAACCGTGCTTTAGCTGTCGTTGAACTCTCGGTGGAAGGAAGCAGTTGAGGGTGTACTGTGCGTGAGAGCCTGGGGATGGCTTCCATTTCGTAAAATCGAGGGAGAGACAGGCCGCACAGCAGGCAGCTCGCAACTCCCATCATGCTTATGGGGCTAGTACCGTTGTCCCGGGTGTGCGTGTAGGCTTAAAGACAGCCACCTAACTCGCAGGAAAACCTCGGTAGAGAATGCGTGCTTCAGCTAAAACAGCCGCTCCTGAGGGTGGAAGCATTTTGTTGGGTGCGTTTTTGAGAGCAGTGTAAGGGAGTCCCAAACCTCCTTCCGAATGAGCCTCAGGCCTCTGCAGAAGGCAGCACACGACTCGTACTCGGTTCATCAAGCTAGCCGTACGGCCCCACTTTTGCATGGAAGTCTAATTGCTAGTGTTCTCAATCGAAGAAAGAACAGTGTACAGAAACGGTGCTTTAGCTACCGTCGACCTCTGtgtgggaggaagcagtttcCGGTGTACCGTGGGTGCAAACCTGGGGACGGTTTCCATAGGGAAAATCAAGAGAGAAATAGGCCGGTACagaaggcagctctcaactcacATCATGTTTATGATGCTAGTACCATTGCCCCGTGTGTGCGTGCAATCCTTACGGAACCCCCTAACTCGTAGGAACAACTCTGGTGAGAATCCGTGCTTCAGCTAAAATAGATGTTCTTGATGGTGGAAGCCTTTTGCTCTCGGAATGCGTGAGAGCACTGCACGTGAGTCCGAAAGCATTTTCTGAGTGAGACTCAGGCCCTGGCAGAAGGTAGAACACGACTCCCCACTTGTTTCATGAAGCTAGCACTGCAGCCCCACTTTTGCATGGAAATTTAATCACTAGCGTTCTAATTCGAATAAACAATACTGTAGAGAAACCGTGCTTTAGCTACCATCCACCTCTCCCTGGGAGGAAGCAGTTTAGGGCGTTATGTAGGATGGTCACGGTTTTGCTAGAAGTGTGTTAGTAGCTTCACTGTGGTGCCAGTGGTTGCCCGTTGCATGGcgtggttctgtttctttggggcttttgtcCTGCGACAGTCTTGGGTCCCCAGACCCTTGTTCCTCAGGATTAAGCACTGGGGCCCAGGTAGGGCCAGAGCAATGCCTACGGCGAGGGTAAGAATCTAGGAGAGTGTCGGCACCTATCCGACGGTGGTGCGTAGAATTGCCTGGAGGGCAGAGTTGAGGCCTGGCCTTAGGGTGAGTCTCTAGCTTCCGGTTTGGCCTTAGGGAGACGCTCCTAGTGTCCCTGGGGTTTCGGCTTTTCACTACAGTAATGGTCTTCATGCCCATCCCAGCGGTTGCAAGTCGCCGGCTTTCTGAATTTGTTCTCGCCTGATCAGCCTGGCACTGCCCAGGTGTCCACAAATCCACTGGATCCTCCCAGCTAGGGTTTGGGTCTGGTCAGGGCCACATCCAGGGCCAGGGTTAGGGTTAAAGTCCTGAAGATGTTAGGGGCCAGTTCGATGGCAGTACAGAGTCCTAGCCTGAGGGCTGAGGGGACGGCCAGCATTAGCGTGAGGGGCCGGCTTGGCGTTCGGCCTCAGGGGGACTCTCCAAGTGTTGCTAGAAATGGGGCGTTTCACTAGCATCATCTTCTCCAGCAACATCTGGGGGATCAAGTGGCATGGTTTCTCTAATCTGGCATCCGTCAGGGGACTCAAATCGCCTGCTCCCTCAGAACTAGGGTTCACGCACAAGAACTTGCACAGTCACGGCTAGGGATAGGGTTCCCGTCTGGGAATTGGCAGTAGGAGTCTCTCCGCCTGGCATGGTGGTTTCTTGTTTTAGTCTATGGCACTTTCCTCGTGCTTCCACTCGCACCTTTGGGATCCTTTCTATCTtactgggtgggggcggggagggcgaggggtggggggtggcgcgCGTGGGGGGAAGTGTGTCGGTAGTTGCCCTCTCCGCACACTGGTTTCTCAGAGTTCAGCCTATGGCGCTTCCCTTATATTTCGACACACACTTCAGAAAGTGCCCCTGTCTTCACGAAAGAAGGTGCTAGTGGAAAGTCGGGTTCCCCGCggggttttttttcttggagtTCTTCTGTGCATGTTGTACTTTCCTTAGGCTTTGGACACGCAATTGTTCGAAAGGCTTCTATCTTCCATACAGATGTTATTGGGAAGACGGTTCACCTACCGTGTTATTTCTTGGAGTTACCTATAGGGCACTTTGCTCACGCTTCCACTCATACATTTGAAAACGCGTCTCTCTTCCTGAAACAAGACGTTCGTTGAAAGACACAGCCGAAGCAGACTTGTATCTCAGAGTTAAGTATATATGGTACTTTTCTCATGTTTTCAGACTCGCctttgaaaatgcttttctgtGAAACACTGTTTCTCTACAGTATTGTTTCTCAGAGTTATGCTTGTGGCACTCTCCTGCTTGCACATATATACTTGTAATCACTTCTGTCTGCATGAAACAAGATGTCAGTGTATGTTGCATTCTACACAGTCTTGTGTCGCCTAGTTAAGCCTATGGTACTTGCCTTATTCTTTCTACCTCAATTTGACAAAGCTCAATATGCAGGGAAGGAGACGTTAGGTGAAATTCAGCTTCTCTACAGTGTTGTTTAGTATAGCTTTATTATATGCCCCTTTCCTTATGCTTCTACACATACATTTGTCAATGCTTCTATCTTCGTGAAACCAAATGTTAGTTCAAACTTGAATTCTGTGTTTTTGACATAGTGCAAATAAGGTGCACCTGCaccacaatgttcatagcagcaatgtgtATGATAATTATCTgtagaaggagctgagatgtccttcaacagatcaatggataaagaatatgttgttcctatatacaatggaacattactccaCCGCCAGAAAGGAAGAATACCTACAATTTGCATCAACAGGGATGGAACTGGacaggattatgctaagtgacagaaATCAAGCAGAGAAACAGTTATTGAaagctttcactcatatgtggaacttaaggaaTAGCGCcaaggaccacaggggaagggagggaaacctgaaTGGGAAGAATTCAGAGATGGAGAGTAACCATGAGAAagtctggactctgggaaacaaactgatggtttcagAAACGAGGTGGGTGGGTTAACTAggtcatgggtattaaggagggcacgtgaagtaatgagcagtgggtgttgcACACAagtaatgaattgttgaacagtacatcaaaaatgaaagagttaGGACTCTGCCTTGCCATCGAACTTTTGTTCCTGGCGTCTTCAGGACTATAACCCTACCCTGTCCCTGGGTGTGGCCCTGATCAGGCCCAAACCCTATTTGTATGCGTCAGATTGATTGTGGATACCTGGGCAGTGCCAGGCTAATCAGGCAAGAACCAAGAAGGAAACCGGGTGATTTGCAACCCCTGGGATGTGGCTGTCGACCACGATTGTGGTGAAAAGCCgaaatttgtatgtattttttattaggtTCATTTAGCCAACATAGAGGCCATCTTATCCTGAGGGCTGAGTGGAAGGATAGCATTAGGGTGTGGTTCAGTATTCAGTTTTGGCCTCAGGGGCATGCTCCTAGTGGGGCTGAGTTTCAGGTATTTCGCTAGAAGCATGTTCTCCAGTTCATCCCTTGATTGTAAGGGGCATGCTTTCCCCGTGTTCCTGACTACAGTGTCCGGTTTCAGTCAGGTGACTGAATTGTTTTGCCCCTCCAGAACTCATGTTTGAGAATAAAAAATTTCACAGCCAGGGTTTGGGTTATCGTTCATTTCTGGGACATAGTAGTAGTCAATCGATGGTTGTGTGGAGACCTGCCCTGAGGTCTGAGTTGAGCGTAAAGTCTCGGGTGAaactcagggttttttgtttcaGGGACTAGGCACATTGTAGGGTTGTGGGTTAGGTTTTTGCTAGAACCATGCTATTACCTTCACTGTGGTGTTTCCCACGGCATTGCCTgcttctgtattctttgggtatcATGCAACAGTCTTTTGTCCCTAATCCAGTCATTCCTTAGAATTAGTATTTGGGGCCAAGTAGTGCCAGAGCCAAATCtaaggtctctctctctttggtccTTTGCTTGGATAATATACCGAACTGTGCAATGATTTTTGGTCTATGGCAATACTAATCCATAATCCAAGCCCTGAACTTACTGTTTTCAGCCAGCTTTTCCTCTCCAACAGTTGGGGACTGTACCACACTGTGGCACCCTCTTTCTTTTTGTGACCCTGGGATTCTAGGACCATGTTCTCCTATCTGGGGTTCCCtcccacttcaccacctgaggATCTGTCATGCAGACTTCTAAAGGTTCTGATTTAGTGCTCCACTGCTTATAACAATTTCCATTACCCCACTTCTAGAGGCTCACTCTCTCAGTAGTTGATCTTCCAACATATTACCTGGGATttacttctctgcacctcctactgtgcaaaaagtggtcgcttttcttttcttttcaagattttatttgagagagagagaatgagagagagagagagcgtgaggggggagggtcagagggagaagcggactccctgatgagcagggagcccgatgtgggacttgatccaggactccaggatcatgacctgagcttaaccatctgagctatcCATGAGCCCTGAGtggtcatttttctatttgtaggattgcagcaattcttttatCAGATCTCTGGCTGATTTCACagatgttcagaatgatttgatatctaACTGAATttcagggaccagatgaaattaggGCCCCTTACTCCTCCACAATCTTAACTCCTGCTTGGTTTCCTTTTATACATGCCCATGCTGTCCTCCAACAGGAGCATGGCAGGCCTGTGCAACCAGGAGCCTTTTAATGGTTACAGTGTCTTTTCAAATCCTTCATTTATCTCAGCCTCACACACAGCTTGGAGGGAGTGAAGGGATGACTGATGTTTGGAATGGTTAGGGTGGTGGTGAGAGGCACTGCCAGTCTAGAATGCCCTTTTACCTACTAGGAGGTTTGAGAGAATCGTCTTGTCCCCAGTAGTACAACCTGGTTCCTGCCCCACCCACCGAAGGCCAGAGAGATCAGCTTGGGCAAGCTCAGGTCTTAAAGGAAGCTGCCCTTGCTCTGGGCTAAGCCTCTTCTTCTCCAACCCTCTACTCCCCAACCCTCCACACCACCCCAGCTGACACCTTTCTTACCCACCACCTCCTCCACGTCTCCACTCTGCCCATCCATTGCTGATTCTCCCCCTGCTGGCCCtagccccacccccaacacttCCTCCATCCCCCACCTCAATTGCAGACTACTCTGTCCCCTCACTGACGTCAGGCAGCAGTCCCCACTTCACTTCCTCTTCCAACACGCCCCTGCCTGCACAGTACTGggtcctccctctcccttgcccatGAATgtggcctctcctctcccacccctagCACTTCTTTCCCATGTCGCCCCCTTCCCTGTTATTCCTGCCCTCTATTAACCAGAGTGCAAGGGGGTGGCACTGGGGCCCAGTGCAGACCTTGGCTGACGTCAGGTTGGGTTGCTGGAGCGTACCCCCCCACACCACTGGGAAGGAAGTACCCCGCTGCAGGCTTTCACCCAGTAATTCAAGGAAGCCAGGGGGTGTCTTCATCTTTGTGGTTCTGCAGCTTTGTTCCTCCTGTGAGGCCCAGAGGAAAAGGGGTGGGCAGCGGGACTAGGACCCAATTCAGTCGTTACTccaaaatgaatttcaaatggACCTAACTCAAAGGACTAGGCGAAATCATGGGAGAATGTATAATTTGAAGAGGGGGAGTCTTGGAGactttaaaactgaaatatgCAAACATTCTCCAAATTCTCgtcaacatttgtttcttgttttgttaatttttgccattctgactggtgtaaggtggtatctcattgtggttttgatttgtatttccctgatgccaagtgatgttgagcactttttcgtgtgtctgttggccatttggatgttttctttggagaaatgtctgttcatgtcttctgtccatttcctgattggattatttgttctttgggtgttgagtttgaaaaatcctttatagattttagatactagccctttatctgatatgtcatttgcaaatatcttctcctattttgtcagttgtcttttggtttgttgactgtttcctttgctgtgcaaaagctttttatcttgatgaagtcccaaaagttcatttttgcttttgtttcccttgcctttggagacgtgtctagcaagaagttgctgtggccaaggttgaagaggttgctgcctgtgttctcctcaaggattttgatggattcctgtcccacattgaagtctttcaaccatttttagtctatttttgtgtatggtataaagaaatggtccagtttcattcttctgcatgtggctatccaattttcccaacaccatttgttgacgagattgtcatttttttccattggatattctatcctgatttttcaaagattagttgagcaggggggaaagatggtggaggagtaggggaccctatttcaactggtcccctgaattgagctggatatatACCAGACCACtttgagcacccacgaaaccagcctgagatgtaagaagatctggatctctacaaacagaatatcgcaggcagttacttttgaggtatgaagcggagagccgtgatcctgcgggcagatatcagaggataaacggaggcggcagggtgcctggatgtggggatcctacaccgccggtgagtgacagcctcgcgcgctgcggacagggcacagactcgcagaccggtagcattgggaaagaactttagggcagcccccagggtggaaaaccagaccagcgGGGTCGTGCGCACGTGAACCGCAggccccccagacagaaaccaGAGCAAGTCACGCGCACGccaactgcagcctctgagacggAAACCCAGTGCGCTGGGGTTGCGCTGGTGAACAgtggggtggaaaccccaagcggcggagtcacGCGCGCGCAaattgggagcagctggcggttttagaagcagagacgtgccccgacctggaggcaggactgggagtgctgcgaaggggcacacaacccaggatgctgcagtttatagcagcacaaacAGAAACGGAGCTTTCCGTCCCTGACGCCGCCGAGGTCGCACGCGTGAGGCTTCTCCGCCGCCGAGATGCGCTACGTCGCCTCCTACCTGCTGGCCGCCCTCGGGGGCAATGCCTCCCCCAGCGCCAAGGACATCAAGAAGATCCTGGACAGCGTGGGCATCGAGGCAGATGACGACCGGCTCAACAGGGTCATCAGTGAGCTGAACGGAAAAAACATCGAAGATGTCATTGCCCAGGGTATTGGCAAGCTGGCCAGCGTGCCTGCTGGTGGGGCTGTCGCTGTGTCTGCCGCCCCAGGGTCTGCAGCTCCTGCTGCTGGCGCTGCCCCCGCTgctgcagaggaaaagaaagacgAGAAGAAGGAGGAGTCGGAGGAGTCGGACGATGACATGGGATTCGGCTTGTTCGATTAGGTTCCTGCTCACCCCCACCTGCTGGCAAATAAAACCCTTTTtatgtatctaaaaaaaaaaaaaaaaaacagaaacggagacagtgtggccttgagagctcactgaagaacagactgaggtctctctgctctgaggcagagggttagaaatggtctcttctgctctgacttgcggaagagacgcagaaagccaccagggaaaggcgccagagaacaaaagccccaaagactgattcccactgagcccatcccccgccacaggggcgcagggcaactccgccaaaacagggttgcctgagtaacagtgcagcaggcccctcccacaaagactggctgggaaaacaagaggccagcaaccctaaggtcccaagaaaacaggtgcatcttgcttgggttctggtcaataattttgactctatacattccctcaaacacccatcaacagaatgactaggaggaggagcccccaaaacagaaaagactcagagattatgacttacgctgcagatttacaaatggatgcagacataaccaagatgtcggagatggaattcaggctagcaattgtgaagacaatggctagaatggagaaatcaattaatggcaacatagagtctctaagggcagaaataaaaggtgaattggcagaacttaaaaatgctatcaatgagatccaatccaatctagataatctaacagctagggtaactgagacagaagagagaataagcgatctggaagacagtataatagataaaaggggaaaagaggaggccaggggaaaacaactcagaatccatgaaaatagaatcagagaaataagtgacaccatgaggcattccaatgtcagaatcattggaatcccgaaggcagtggagagagagagagggctagaagatgtatttgagcaaatcgtagctgagaacttccctaatctggggaatgaaacaaacattcgagtcctagaggcagagaggacccctcctaagatcaagggaaacaggccaacaccccggcatgtaatagtaaaacttgcaaatcttaaaaccaagcaaaccatcttaagggcagttagggggaagagattccttatgtacagagggaggaacatcagaataatgtcagacctatccacagagacctggcaagccagaaaggcctggcaagacatattcagggtactaaatgagaagaacatgcagccaagaattctttatccagcaaggctttcatttagaatggatggagagatgcagagcttccacgactggcagaaactgaaagaatatgtgaccactaagccggccctgcaagaaatattatggGGGGcgctataaaaggagaaagaccccaagagtgatctacaacagaaatttacagggacaatctataaaaacaacgtcttcacaggcaacatgatgacaattaattcatatctttcaataatcactctcaacgtgaatggcctaaacgctcccataaaatggcacagggttgcagattggataaaaagacaggacccatccatatgctgtctacaagagactcattttgaacctaaagatacatccagactgagtGTGAAGGGATGAatatccatcttccatgccagcggacctcaaaagacagctggggtagcaattcttatatcagacaaattagattttaaactaaagtctgtaataagagacacagaagtaCACTATATCactcttaaagggtctatccaacaagatctaacaattgtaaatatctatgcccccaacatgggagtagccatctacataagccaactgttaaccaaaataaagagtcat
It encodes:
- the LOC110569629 gene encoding 60S acidic ribosomal protein P2, giving the protein MRYVASYLLAALGGNASPSAKDIKKILDSVGIEADDDRLNRVISELNGKNIEDVIAQGIGKLASVPAGGAVAVSAAPGSAAPAAGAAPAAAEEKKDEKKEESEESDDDMGFGLFD